One Sphaerisporangium krabiense DNA segment encodes these proteins:
- a CDS encoding trypsin-like serine peptidase has protein sequence MHRTARRLVPVLALAPLAAAGIVLTAPAADAAKPPAPARAPRPIVHDAADTSGEQRGVKRYWTPAKMAAARPLDLVRTRGGRTTVAPGGPTGVSRAAAEPSDAPTPTPSPSSSATPSPSGSPSPTPVTPPPFRSSGLPWTWGGAITKAEGRVFFTYQGRGASCSGTAVSSANKSVVITAGHCVKLGGAFHTNWVFVPGYDNGARPYGTWVATDLLTTPQWSSGEDMNFDVAAAVVAPLNGQRLTDVVGGAAVAFNQPRGRQMHAFGYPAASPYNGSRLIYCSGRVFDDYLVSTDQGLSCDMTGGSSGGGWFTGFDARTGTGSLNSVNSFKYNFAPYWMFGPYFGQEAQAVYTAAQNENAT, from the coding sequence ATGCACCGCACCGCACGACGTCTCGTCCCCGTACTCGCCCTGGCGCCCCTCGCCGCCGCGGGCATCGTGCTCACCGCCCCCGCCGCGGACGCCGCCAAGCCGCCCGCGCCGGCGCGCGCTCCCCGGCCCATCGTCCACGACGCGGCGGACACCTCCGGCGAGCAGCGCGGCGTCAAGCGGTACTGGACCCCGGCGAAGATGGCCGCGGCCAGGCCGCTGGACCTGGTCCGCACCCGTGGCGGCAGGACGACCGTCGCGCCCGGCGGCCCGACCGGGGTGAGCCGCGCGGCGGCCGAGCCGTCCGACGCGCCCACCCCCACTCCCTCTCCCTCTTCCTCCGCGACGCCGTCGCCCTCGGGGTCCCCCTCCCCCACGCCGGTCACGCCCCCGCCCTTCCGCTCCTCCGGCCTGCCGTGGACGTGGGGCGGCGCGATCACCAAGGCCGAGGGCAGGGTCTTCTTCACCTACCAGGGCCGCGGCGCCTCCTGCTCGGGCACCGCCGTCAGCAGCGCGAACAAGAGCGTCGTCATCACCGCGGGGCACTGCGTGAAGCTCGGCGGCGCCTTCCACACCAACTGGGTGTTCGTCCCCGGCTACGACAACGGCGCCCGCCCGTACGGGACGTGGGTGGCCACCGACCTGCTCACCACCCCGCAGTGGAGCTCCGGCGAGGACATGAACTTCGACGTGGCCGCCGCCGTCGTCGCGCCCCTGAACGGGCAGCGCCTCACCGACGTGGTCGGCGGGGCCGCGGTGGCGTTCAACCAGCCGCGGGGCCGCCAGATGCACGCCTTCGGCTACCCGGCCGCGAGCCCGTACAACGGGTCCCGGCTGATCTACTGCTCCGGCCGGGTGTTCGACGACTACCTGGTCTCCACCGACCAGGGACTGTCCTGCGACATGACCGGGGGCTCCAGCGGCGGCGGCTGGTTCACCGGCTTCGACGCGCGCACCGGGACGGGCTCGCTGAACTCGGTGAACAGCTTCAAGTACAACTTCGCCCCGTACTGGATGTTCGGGCCGTACTTCGGCCAGGAGGCCCAGGCGGTCTACACGGCGGCCCAGAACGAGAACGCCACCTGA
- the dxr gene encoding 1-deoxy-D-xylulose-5-phosphate reductoisomerase, whose amino-acid sequence MQTSLAVPAGIGAAAPEPREPRSIVVLGSTGSVGTQALDVIAREPGRFRVAGLVAGGGQADLLARQVERFAPEVVAVADERAVPALREAVGNVPVLAGPEGVAEVAAWPCDIVLNGITGAVGLTSTLAALSAGRVLALANKESLIIGGPLVKRAAGPGRILPVDSEHSAIAQCLWAAGPEGHDPAAVRRLVVTASGGPFRGRSRADLRDVTPEQALKHPTWDMGPVITLNSATLVNKGLEVIEANLLFDIPFDRITVVVHPQSVIHSMVEFVDGSTIAQASPPDMRLPISLTLGWPARVPGAARPVDWTKAHTWTFEPLDDEAFPAVALARHVGVLGGTAPAVYNAANEVCVDAFLAGRLPFPGIVDTIEAVVGAHTVSPAGSVEEVLAADSWARARARELTGV is encoded by the coding sequence ATGCAGACGTCACTCGCCGTCCCCGCCGGCATCGGGGCGGCCGCGCCAGAGCCGCGCGAGCCCCGGTCGATCGTCGTGCTCGGCTCGACGGGCTCGGTGGGCACCCAGGCGCTGGACGTCATCGCCCGCGAGCCCGGCCGTTTCCGCGTCGCCGGGCTGGTCGCGGGCGGCGGCCAGGCCGACCTGCTCGCGCGCCAGGTCGAGCGGTTCGCGCCCGAGGTCGTCGCGGTCGCCGACGAACGCGCCGTCCCCGCCCTGCGCGAGGCGGTGGGGAACGTCCCGGTGCTCGCCGGTCCCGAGGGCGTCGCCGAGGTCGCCGCCTGGCCGTGCGACATCGTGCTGAACGGCATCACCGGCGCGGTGGGGCTCACCTCCACGCTGGCGGCGCTGTCGGCGGGGCGGGTGCTCGCGCTGGCCAACAAGGAGTCGCTGATCATCGGAGGGCCGCTGGTCAAGCGCGCCGCCGGGCCGGGACGCATCCTGCCCGTGGACTCCGAGCACTCGGCGATCGCCCAGTGCCTGTGGGCCGCCGGGCCGGAGGGCCACGACCCCGCGGCGGTGCGGCGGCTGGTCGTCACGGCCAGCGGCGGCCCGTTCCGGGGCCGGTCCCGCGCCGACCTGCGGGACGTCACGCCCGAGCAGGCCCTCAAGCACCCCACCTGGGACATGGGCCCCGTCATCACGCTGAACTCCGCCACGCTGGTCAACAAGGGGCTGGAGGTCATCGAGGCGAACCTGCTGTTCGACATCCCCTTCGACCGCATCACCGTCGTGGTCCACCCGCAGTCCGTGATCCACTCGATGGTGGAGTTCGTCGACGGCTCGACGATCGCGCAGGCCAGCCCGCCCGACATGCGGCTGCCCATCTCCCTCACGCTCGGCTGGCCCGCCCGCGTCCCCGGTGCCGCGCGACCCGTCGACTGGACCAAGGCCCACACCTGGACCTTCGAGCCGCTGGACGACGAGGCGTTCCCCGCCGTGGCGCTGGCCCGGCACGTCGGCGTCCTCGGGGGCACGGCGCCGGCCGTCTACAACGCGGCCAACGAGGTCTGCGTGGACGCCTTCCTGGCCGGACGGCTGCCGTTCCCGGGCATCGTCGACACGATCGAGGCGGTCGTCGGCGCGCACACCGTGTCCCCGGCCGGCTCGGTCGAGGAGGTCCTGGCCGCCGACTCCTGGGCCCGCGCGCGGGCGCGCGAGCTGACGGGGGTTTAG
- the ispG gene encoding flavodoxin-dependent (E)-4-hydroxy-3-methylbut-2-enyl-diphosphate synthase: MTSVDLGIPSVRSKPIAERRVSRRIMVGSVPVGGDAPVSVQSMTTTLTADINATLQQIAELTAAGCQIVRVAVPSQDDADALPAIARKSQIPVIADIHFQPKYVFAAIDAGCAAVRVNPGNIKKFDDKVGEIAKAAADAGVSIRIGVNAGSLDPRLLAKYGKATPEALVESALWECSLFEEHGFRDLKISVKHHDPVVMIQAYRLLAAKCDYPLHLGVTEAGPAFQGTIKSAVAFGALLAEGIGDTIRVSLSAPPVEEVKVGIGILESLNLRERGLEIVSCPSCGRAQVDVYTLAEQVHAGLDGLKVPLRVAVMGCVVNGPGEAREADLGVASGNGKGQIFVKGEVVKTVPESQIVETLIEEALRLAEEMGVEVDLEDEDAPGPQVVVG; this comes from the coding sequence ATGACATCTGTTGATCTGGGCATTCCCTCCGTGCGGAGCAAGCCGATCGCCGAGCGGCGGGTGTCTCGGCGGATCATGGTGGGGTCCGTGCCGGTCGGCGGCGACGCCCCGGTTTCGGTGCAGTCCATGACCACCACGCTGACCGCCGACATCAACGCCACGCTGCAGCAGATCGCCGAGCTCACCGCCGCGGGCTGCCAGATCGTCCGCGTGGCCGTGCCCTCGCAGGACGACGCCGACGCGCTGCCCGCCATCGCGCGCAAGTCGCAGATCCCCGTGATCGCCGACATCCACTTCCAGCCCAAGTACGTCTTCGCCGCGATCGACGCCGGCTGCGCGGCCGTCCGCGTGAACCCCGGCAACATCAAGAAGTTCGACGACAAGGTCGGCGAGATCGCCAAGGCCGCCGCCGACGCCGGCGTCTCCATCCGCATCGGCGTGAACGCCGGCTCGCTCGACCCGCGCCTGCTGGCCAAGTACGGCAAGGCGACGCCCGAGGCGCTGGTGGAGTCCGCGCTGTGGGAGTGCTCGCTGTTCGAGGAGCACGGGTTCCGCGACCTGAAGATCTCCGTCAAGCACCACGACCCGGTCGTGATGATCCAGGCATACCGCCTGCTCGCCGCCAAGTGCGACTACCCCCTGCACCTCGGCGTCACCGAGGCGGGCCCCGCCTTCCAGGGCACGATCAAGTCGGCCGTGGCGTTCGGCGCGCTGCTCGCCGAGGGCATCGGCGACACCATCCGCGTCTCCCTGTCGGCCCCTCCCGTCGAGGAGGTCAAGGTCGGCATCGGCATCCTCGAGTCGCTCAACCTGCGCGAGCGCGGACTCGAGATCGTCTCCTGCCCCTCCTGCGGGCGCGCCCAGGTCGACGTGTACACCCTGGCCGAGCAGGTCCACGCCGGGCTCGACGGGCTGAAGGTCCCGCTGCGGGTCGCGGTCATGGGCTGCGTCGTCAACGGCCCCGGCGAGGCCCGCGAGGCCGACCTCGGGGTGGCCTCCGGCAACGGCAAGGGCCAGATCTTCGTCAAGGGCGAGGTCGTCAAGACCGTGCCGGAGTCCCAGATCGTCGAGACCCTCATCGAGGAGGCTCTGCGCCTGGCGGAGGAGATGGGCGTCGAGGTCGACCTGGAGGACGAGGACGCCCCGGGCCCGCAGGTCGTCGTGGGCTGA
- a CDS encoding PP2C family protein-serine/threonine phosphatase gives MRLRRRETGARRVWQSGQAVVAVSLALIAMITIADLITPATIQFSPFLIVAPAVAASAAGPGRTALIAAVAVADLILLDVRSSLLGMPAARAQFAALVLVSTFLVVFAAVRERHKEELVRVRSIAEAAQQALLRPLPARLGPLRVASAYLAAEREAQIGGDLYAAAPANAGARLLIGDVRGKGLPSVSDAALLLGAFREAARRHAALPEVARHLDESVRVDLEENSEHSGEVSENFITAAVLEVPGDRQVLHLIDCGHPPPLLVRDGRVSTLHVAAPSPPLGLGELGDGAYRVATFDFRPGDTLLLYTDGVVEARCPSGSFYPLEERLGSWPGDGPEALIAHVRADLLAHVGGRLEDDAAMVAIRRL, from the coding sequence GTGCGGCTCCGCAGGCGGGAGACGGGCGCCCGCCGGGTCTGGCAGTCCGGTCAGGCCGTGGTGGCGGTCTCGCTCGCGCTGATCGCGATGATCACGATCGCCGACCTCATCACCCCGGCGACCATCCAGTTCAGCCCTTTTCTGATCGTCGCGCCCGCGGTCGCCGCCTCCGCCGCCGGCCCCGGGCGCACCGCGCTGATCGCCGCCGTCGCCGTCGCCGACCTGATCCTGCTCGACGTCCGCTCCTCCCTCCTCGGCATGCCGGCCGCGCGGGCGCAGTTCGCGGCGCTCGTGCTGGTCTCGACGTTCCTCGTGGTGTTCGCCGCCGTGCGCGAGCGACACAAGGAGGAACTGGTGCGCGTCCGCTCGATCGCCGAGGCCGCGCAGCAGGCGCTGCTCCGCCCGCTCCCCGCGCGGCTCGGGCCGCTGCGGGTCGCCTCGGCGTACCTGGCCGCCGAGCGGGAGGCGCAGATCGGCGGCGACCTGTACGCCGCCGCGCCCGCGAACGCCGGGGCGCGGCTGCTGATCGGCGACGTCCGGGGCAAGGGGTTGCCCTCGGTGTCGGACGCGGCGCTGCTGCTCGGCGCGTTCCGCGAGGCGGCCCGCCGCCACGCGGCCCTGCCGGAGGTGGCCCGCCACCTGGACGAGAGCGTCCGCGTCGACCTGGAGGAGAACTCCGAGCACTCCGGGGAGGTCTCGGAGAACTTCATCACCGCGGCCGTCCTGGAGGTGCCGGGGGACCGGCAGGTGCTCCACCTGATCGACTGCGGGCATCCTCCGCCCCTGCTGGTCCGCGACGGCCGGGTCTCCACCCTGCACGTGGCCGCCCCCTCGCCGCCGCTCGGCCTCGGGGAGCTGGGGGACGGCGCCTACCGGGTCGCGACGTTCGACTTCCGGCCGGGCGACACCCTCCTGCTCTACACCGACGGCGTCGTGGAGGCCCGATGCCCGTCGGGAAGTTTCTATCCGCTGGAGGAACGCCTCGGCTCCTGGCCCGGCGACGGCCCCGAGGCCCTGATCGCGCACGTGCGCGCCGACCTGCTCGCCCACGTCGGCGGACGGCTGGAGGACGACGCCGCCATGGTCGCCATCCGCCGCCTGTGA
- a CDS encoding alpha/beta hydrolase, which translates to MRRVLGVVASAAVPIALVAGLTTGARDAAAAPRDTVQWGACPGPKTAAKVECGTVRVPLDHAKPDGPAISLALNRVRGSASHDQNGEGVLLVNPGGPGASGITLARYVAAALPRDVAARYDVIGFDPRGVGASEPALSCVDPRKHFAAPRLDQVPGDRAAEAALLAKAQEYAQACATRWPLVLPHMATENSARDMDAIRQALGEQKISYLGYSYGTYLGAVYATLFPSRVRRLVLDSVVDPEGVWYDANIAQDYAFDRRHHDFLAWVARHHDVYRLGRTESDVAAAYAGMRRGLAARPSGPIGPSELDDIFTVGGYTDLVWPQLAGAFAAYVRKGQGDLLVSAYRQHVDHDAAAENNYAVYLAVQCRDADWPRDWGRWVADTVKVNAKAPFMAWQNAWYNAPCAFWPVKGGPPLRVGGSAGLPPILLVQSRYDAATPYAGALRVRARFPSARLLREGGGNHGVSFGGNPCVDRHLAAYLRDGSLPGGADRHAGRRPDATCAAGPEPKPLPPPTRGHGHLRLRKVIAAP; encoded by the coding sequence GTGAGACGGGTTCTCGGAGTGGTCGCGAGCGCGGCGGTGCCGATCGCGCTGGTCGCCGGCCTCACGACCGGGGCACGGGACGCGGCCGCCGCGCCCCGCGACACGGTGCAGTGGGGGGCGTGCCCCGGGCCGAAGACGGCCGCGAAGGTCGAGTGCGGCACCGTCAGGGTCCCTCTCGACCACGCCAAGCCCGACGGCCCGGCCATCTCCCTGGCCCTCAACCGCGTCAGGGGCTCGGCCTCGCACGACCAGAACGGCGAAGGGGTGCTGCTGGTCAACCCGGGCGGCCCCGGAGCCTCCGGCATCACGCTCGCCCGGTACGTCGCGGCCGCGCTGCCCAGGGACGTCGCCGCCCGCTACGACGTGATCGGCTTCGACCCGCGCGGCGTCGGGGCCAGCGAGCCCGCCCTGAGCTGCGTGGACCCGAGGAAGCACTTCGCCGCCCCGCGCCTCGACCAGGTGCCGGGCGACCGCGCCGCCGAGGCGGCCCTGCTGGCCAAGGCGCAGGAGTACGCGCAGGCGTGCGCCACGCGCTGGCCGTTGGTGCTGCCGCACATGGCCACCGAGAACTCGGCCCGCGACATGGACGCGATCCGCCAGGCGCTCGGCGAGCAGAAGATCAGCTACCTCGGCTACTCCTACGGCACCTACCTCGGCGCGGTCTACGCCACCCTGTTCCCGAGCCGGGTCAGGCGGCTCGTACTGGACAGCGTGGTCGACCCCGAGGGGGTGTGGTACGACGCGAACATCGCCCAGGACTACGCCTTCGACCGGCGCCACCACGACTTCCTCGCCTGGGTGGCCCGCCACCACGACGTCTACCGCCTCGGCCGCACCGAGTCCGACGTCGCCGCCGCCTACGCCGGCATGCGCCGTGGCCTCGCCGCGAGGCCGTCCGGCCCGATCGGCCCGAGCGAGCTGGACGACATCTTCACCGTCGGCGGTTACACCGACCTCGTGTGGCCGCAGCTCGCCGGCGCGTTCGCCGCCTACGTCCGCAAGGGGCAGGGCGACCTGCTGGTCAGCGCCTACCGCCAGCACGTCGACCACGACGCCGCCGCGGAGAACAACTACGCCGTGTACCTGGCGGTGCAGTGCCGCGACGCCGACTGGCCGCGCGACTGGGGCCGCTGGGTGGCGGACACCGTCAAGGTCAACGCCAAGGCGCCGTTCATGGCCTGGCAGAACGCCTGGTACAACGCGCCGTGCGCCTTCTGGCCGGTGAAGGGCGGGCCGCCGCTCCGCGTCGGCGGGTCCGCCGGCCTGCCGCCGATCCTGCTGGTGCAGTCCCGCTACGACGCCGCCACCCCGTACGCGGGGGCGCTGCGGGTGCGCGCCCGGTTCCCGAGCGCCCGGCTGCTGCGGGAGGGCGGCGGCAACCACGGGGTGTCCTTCGGCGGCAACCCCTGCGTCGACCGCCACCTGGCCGCCTACCTGCGCGACGGCAGCCTCCCCGGCGGCGCGGACCGGCACGCGGGGCGCCGCCCCGACGCCACGTGCGCCGCGGGACCCGAGCCGAAACCGCTCCCGCCGCCGACCCGCGGGCACGGACACCTGCGGCTCAGAAAGGTGATCGCGGCTCCGTAG
- a CDS encoding GNAT family N-acetyltransferase, translating to MLRTSASRVLDDQDRDEVLTILDADPVANVFVASRVRSVGLSPARLGGQMWGFGPRGGMTALCYSGANLVPVNAGPEAVQAFADRARRQGRRCSSIVGPADAVEKIWERLEPYWGPARAIRWAQPVMATSAPSPVPPDPLVRQVRPEEFATLLPACVAMFTEEVGISPDLGDGGALYRSRVAELIRIGRSFARIEDGLVVFKAEVGAVTPQVCQIQGVWVHPDRRGRGHAVAGMAAVVEQTLRHFAPVVSLYVNDFNVAARAAYRRVGFKEVDTFMSVLF from the coding sequence ATGCTGCGAACATCGGCGTCGCGCGTGCTCGACGACCAGGACCGCGACGAGGTGCTCACGATCCTCGACGCCGATCCGGTGGCCAACGTCTTCGTCGCCTCCCGGGTACGGTCCGTCGGGCTCAGCCCGGCGCGCCTCGGCGGGCAGATGTGGGGCTTCGGCCCCCGTGGCGGGATGACCGCCCTCTGCTACTCGGGGGCCAACCTGGTCCCGGTCAACGCCGGTCCCGAAGCCGTCCAGGCGTTCGCCGACCGCGCGCGCAGGCAGGGCCGCCGGTGCTCGTCGATCGTGGGTCCCGCGGACGCCGTCGAGAAGATCTGGGAGCGCCTGGAGCCGTACTGGGGGCCCGCGCGGGCGATCCGCTGGGCCCAGCCGGTCATGGCCACCTCCGCGCCGTCGCCGGTGCCGCCCGATCCGCTCGTCCGCCAGGTGCGCCCCGAGGAGTTCGCCACGCTGCTTCCCGCGTGCGTGGCGATGTTCACCGAGGAGGTCGGCATCTCACCCGACCTCGGGGACGGCGGCGCGCTGTACCGCTCGCGGGTGGCCGAGCTGATCCGCATCGGCCGCTCCTTCGCCCGCATCGAGGACGGTCTCGTCGTCTTCAAGGCCGAGGTGGGGGCGGTGACGCCGCAGGTCTGCCAGATCCAGGGCGTGTGGGTCCACCCGGACCGGCGCGGCCGGGGGCACGCCGTGGCGGGCATGGCCGCGGTCGTGGAGCAGACGCTGCGGCACTTCGCGCCCGTGGTGTCGCTGTACGTCAACGACTTCAACGTGGCCGCGCGGGCCGCGTACCGCAGGGTGGGCTTCAAAGAGGTGGACACCTTCATGTCCGTCCTCTTCTGA
- a CDS encoding HipA family kinase: MLELVTATRYVTPLREGGSLPGVVEADDLGTYVVKFRGAGQGRRVLVAEIICAELARRFGLRTPDLRIVDLDPRIGAREPDPEIQELLKASEGHNLGVDFLPGALGFDPLAWSPDRAFASRLLWFDALIHNVDRSWRNPNLLVWHGDTWLIDHGAALWFHHNWRTADPQRPFDARDHIMAPYAERIEEADAELPGLVTEDVLREVTALVPDEWLEDEPGFAGPAAVRDAYIEHLLARAHGPRAWLPEVAR, from the coding sequence GTGCTCGAACTGGTGACCGCGACGCGGTACGTGACCCCGCTGCGGGAGGGCGGGTCGCTGCCGGGCGTCGTCGAGGCGGACGATCTCGGCACCTACGTCGTGAAGTTCCGCGGCGCCGGCCAGGGGCGGCGGGTGCTCGTCGCCGAGATCATCTGCGCGGAGCTGGCGCGGCGGTTCGGCCTGCGCACCCCCGACCTCCGGATCGTGGACCTGGACCCGCGGATCGGCGCGCGTGAGCCCGACCCGGAGATCCAGGAACTGCTCAAGGCCAGCGAGGGCCACAACCTCGGCGTCGACTTCCTGCCCGGCGCGCTCGGCTTCGACCCCCTGGCCTGGTCGCCCGACCGTGCCTTCGCCTCCCGGCTGCTGTGGTTCGACGCGCTGATCCACAACGTGGACCGGAGCTGGCGTAACCCCAACCTGCTGGTCTGGCACGGTGACACCTGGCTGATCGACCACGGCGCGGCGCTGTGGTTCCACCACAACTGGCGCACCGCCGACCCGCAGCGTCCCTTCGACGCCCGCGACCACATCATGGCGCCGTACGCCGAGCGCATCGAGGAGGCCGACGCCGAGCTGCCGGGCCTGGTCACCGAGGACGTGCTGCGCGAGGTGACCGCGCTCGTCCCCGACGAGTGGCTGGAGGACGAGCCCGGCTTCGCCGGCCCCGCGGCCGTGCGTGACGCCTACATCGAGCACCTTCTCGCCCGTGCCCACGGCCCGCGCGCCTGGCTGCCGGAGGTCGCGCGATGA
- a CDS encoding DUF3037 domain-containing protein, with translation MSGAPEVYEYAVIRVVPCLVRGELINAGVILYCQPRDYLCARTELDEPRLRAIDEDADAAQVRLALLAYERACAGESESLRAQSLGSRFRWLTAPRSTIVQAGPVHAGLTRDPAAALEGLMDRLVRRP, from the coding sequence ATGAGCGGCGCGCCCGAGGTCTACGAGTACGCGGTGATCCGGGTGGTGCCCTGCCTGGTGCGCGGCGAGCTGATCAACGCCGGGGTGATCCTGTACTGCCAGCCCCGCGACTACCTGTGCGCGCGCACCGAGCTGGACGAGCCGCGGCTGCGCGCCATCGACGAGGACGCCGACGCCGCGCAGGTCCGCCTGGCGCTGCTGGCCTACGAGCGGGCCTGCGCGGGGGAGTCCGAGTCGTTGCGCGCCCAGTCCCTGGGCAGCAGGTTCCGGTGGCTGACCGCGCCGCGCAGCACGATCGTGCAGGCCGGCCCCGTGCACGCCGGGCTCACCCGCGACCCCGCCGCCGCGCTGGAGGGCCTGATGGACCGTCTGGTGCGCAGGCCCTAA
- a CDS encoding LLM class F420-dependent oxidoreductase has protein sequence MRLGVTMFATDRSMPITDLARAAEERGLVSLWVPEHTHIPVSRRTPHPSGQPLPEMYKRTLDPLVALSYAAAVTERLTVGTGIMLLAQRDPIATAKAVATLDLLSGGRFALGVGFGWNAEEMETHHVPYDRRREVVREHVLAMKGLWTEEAAGFAGEHVAFEPSWSWPKPARVPPVYLGGGAGPKMFAHIAEYADGWLPLGGGGLRDALPALREAAERAGRDPATIEVIPFGVDPDRGKLEHLAGLGVGHVVCSVPSGPADAVLPVLDAYASLL, from the coding sequence ATGCGGCTCGGCGTCACCATGTTCGCCACCGACAGGTCCATGCCGATCACCGATCTGGCCCGCGCGGCCGAGGAACGCGGCCTCGTCTCGCTGTGGGTTCCCGAGCACACCCATATCCCCGTCTCGCGCCGGACGCCGCACCCCTCGGGGCAGCCGCTGCCCGAGATGTACAAGCGCACCCTCGACCCGCTGGTCGCCCTGTCCTACGCCGCCGCCGTGACCGAGCGCCTCACCGTCGGCACCGGCATCATGCTCCTCGCCCAGCGCGACCCCATCGCCACGGCCAAGGCCGTGGCCACGCTCGACCTGCTGTCCGGCGGCCGGTTCGCGCTCGGCGTCGGCTTCGGGTGGAACGCCGAGGAGATGGAGACCCACCACGTGCCCTACGACCGGCGCCGCGAGGTCGTCCGCGAGCACGTCCTGGCGATGAAGGGGCTGTGGACCGAGGAGGCCGCGGGGTTCGCGGGCGAGCACGTCGCGTTCGAGCCGTCGTGGTCGTGGCCCAAGCCCGCGCGCGTGCCCCCGGTGTACCTCGGCGGCGGCGCGGGGCCGAAGATGTTCGCGCACATCGCCGAGTACGCCGACGGGTGGCTGCCCCTGGGCGGCGGCGGGCTCAGGGACGCGCTGCCCGCGCTGCGCGAGGCGGCGGAGAGGGCCGGGCGCGACCCGGCGACGATCGAGGTCATCCCCTTCGGCGTGGACCCCGACCGGGGCAAGCTGGAGCACCTCGCCGGGCTCGGCGTCGGCCACGTCGTGTGCTCCGTGCCGAGCGGTCCCGCCGACGCCGTGCTGCCCGTCCTGGACGCCTACGCGTCGCTGCTCTGA
- a CDS encoding alkyl sulfatase dimerization domain-containing protein → MTSPILDHADSVWRGAVTPGEVPLGDLRSRGAQEVAEGVVMWPAFGNVYGIRGDGGLALFDTGNDVDAPAMHAAMRAWSDEPVRYAVFSHGHLDHVAGLGPFEAEDGPRPVVIAHEAVTRRFARYARTAGYNTMVNQRQYGFSRLTWPASYRQPDLTYRDEINVSLGEVTFEMRHARGETDDATWAFLPERGVLLTGDLFAWVTPNAGNPQKAQRYPDEWAVALRAMAALGAEVLLPGHGLPVAGAARVRQALTETADYLDHLVERTLELMNAGARLDEIVHAVRPPEALARRPFLRPYHDEPEFVVRNVWRLYGGWHDGNPAHLKPAPDEVLARALADLAGGAPALAARAATAAAEGDPRLACQLAELAVQAGPGDHKLHEIRARVYTLRARQETSIMARGVYTWAAAESRSVTSGEDLLDVYQEIAGGRVWWVPDRNRAQSSDA, encoded by the coding sequence ATGACGTCACCGATCCTCGACCACGCCGACAGCGTCTGGCGAGGGGCGGTGACGCCCGGAGAGGTGCCGCTGGGGGACCTGCGCTCGAGGGGGGCGCAGGAGGTCGCCGAGGGCGTGGTGATGTGGCCCGCCTTCGGCAACGTCTACGGCATCAGGGGCGATGGCGGCCTGGCTCTGTTCGACACCGGCAACGACGTGGACGCGCCGGCCATGCACGCGGCCATGCGGGCCTGGTCGGACGAGCCGGTCCGCTACGCGGTCTTCTCCCACGGTCACCTCGACCACGTCGCGGGCCTCGGCCCGTTCGAGGCGGAGGACGGCCCCCGGCCGGTCGTGATCGCGCACGAGGCCGTCACCCGCCGGTTCGCCCGCTACGCCAGGACCGCCGGCTACAACACGATGGTCAACCAGCGGCAGTACGGCTTCTCCCGGCTGACCTGGCCGGCCTCCTACCGGCAGCCCGACCTCACCTACCGCGACGAGATCAACGTCTCGCTGGGCGAGGTGACCTTCGAGATGCGGCACGCGCGCGGCGAGACCGACGACGCGACCTGGGCGTTCCTGCCCGAGCGCGGCGTGCTGCTGACCGGCGACCTGTTCGCCTGGGTGACGCCGAACGCGGGCAACCCGCAGAAGGCCCAGCGCTACCCGGACGAGTGGGCGGTCGCGCTGCGCGCGATGGCGGCCCTGGGCGCGGAGGTGCTGCTGCCCGGCCACGGCCTGCCCGTCGCCGGGGCCGCGCGGGTGCGCCAGGCGCTCACCGAGACGGCCGACTACCTGGACCACCTGGTCGAGCGCACCCTGGAGCTCATGAACGCCGGGGCGCGCCTGGACGAGATCGTCCACGCCGTGCGGCCTCCCGAGGCGCTGGCCCGCAGGCCGTTCCTGCGGCCCTACCACGACGAGCCGGAGTTCGTCGTGCGCAACGTCTGGCGGCTGTACGGCGGCTGGCACGACGGCAACCCCGCCCACCTCAAGCCCGCGCCCGACGAGGTGCTGGCCCGCGCGCTGGCGGACCTGGCCGGCGGCGCGCCCGCGCTCGCGGCCCGCGCGGCGACCGCCGCGGCGGAAGGGGACCCGCGGCTCGCCTGCCAGCTCGCCGAGCTGGCCGTGCAGGCCGGCCCCGGCGACCACAAGCTGCACGAGATCAGGGCCCGGGTCTACACGCTGCGCGCGCGGCAGGAGACCTCGATCATGGCGCGCGGCGTCTACACCTGGGCCGCCGCCGAGTCGCGCAGCGTGACCTCCGGCGAGGACCTGCTGGACGTGTACCAGGAGATCGCCGGGGGCCGGGTGTGGTGGGTGCCGGACCGGAACCGGGCTCAGAGCAGCGACGCGTAG